The Deltaproteobacteria bacterium genomic sequence CAGCGGGCAGGGCGGAAAAACGGGATGCGTTCCGGCCCTGCGGATGGGGGCCGTTCTGACCAGTCTCCCCCTCCGGATACCGTCCGTGTTAGGCTGGGAACCAGCATCCATTCAGCCAGTTAGGGGAGCCGCCGTGCAGATTGCAGCGCCGGGGGCCGGATCGGTCCGGTTCGAGGAGGAGAAAAAGCGCCTCATCTGGGGAACGCGGTACGTCGACACCTGCGTGATGATGATGGGGGTGATGTTCTTCCCCCTGTGGTGGCTGGAAGTGGTGGACACGACCCTCGGGATCGCGGGGGCCGGGGTTGTGGTCGCCGTCCTCACCATGGGCATCATCGCCCGGTATATCTACGCCAATGCGCCGGACCCCCTTTCGATGTATGCCGTCGTGAACTTCGGCATGGTCATCATCATCGGCCTGATTGCCGTGCTGGTCCATTTCAGCGGCGGCATCTGGAGCTTCATGGTTGGCTCGTATTTCCTCGTGGCAGTGGGCTGCAGCGTGTTCGTCAGTTTCCGGAACGCCATTTTCCTGAACGCTTTCAGTGCGCTCAGTTTCTATGGCGTGTGCATGCTGGAAATCTACGGGGTTCTGCCCCGGCACAGTTTCGCGACCTCGCCGTTCGAGGGGATGCAGGCCAATGCGCGGTTCGCCGGGGCATATGCCTTTTCGCTGTTCCCGTTCCTGACCCTGGTGTCGTATGCGAGCTGGTTCTTCGCCCAGCGGCTCCGCTCTGCCGAGGACCGGCTGGACGCCGAGCAGCAGGAGCGGCTTGCGGAGATTGGCATGTTTTCCAGCGTGATCGCCCATGAGTTCAAGAACCCGCTCGGGGTCATCAAGGGAGCGGTGGAAGTGGTCATGGATGACAGCGATCCGGCCACCCGGACGGAAATGCTGGGGCATGTCCGGCAGGAGGTGATCCGGCTCGACCGGATGGTACGTACGCTGCTCGACTATTCGAAGCCCCAGAAACTTGAGCTGGAGCCGGTAACGGTAGGCGATGTGATCGACGAGGTGCTGGTGTTTTTCGATCCTCCGCGGGAGAAAAAGGTCCAGATCCGGTTCCACTCGGCCGATGCCGGCCCGCACAGGGTCCGTGCCGACGTGGAAAAGCTGAAGCAGGTGCTTCTCAACCTGCTGTCCAATGCCGTCGAGGCGGCCCCGCCGGAGAGCAGTGTCCAGTTCATCCTTCGCCGGGACCGGGAGACGGCCGCCATTGATGTGATCGACCAAGGGGCTGGTATCCCCGAGGATGTGCAGGCGAAGCTGTTCCAGCCTTTTCATACGACCAAGGCGAAGGGCACGGGGCTGGGGCTTGCCATCTCCCGGCGTATTGTGGAAGCACATGGAGGAACCCTGACCTTCGTGACCCGGCCGGGAGAGGGGACCACCTTCACGGTCCGGCTCCCGGCCGAAGACCCGGCAGTCCCCTCCGGCAAGGAGTCCCGGTGAGCCAGCGACGGATACTCATAGTGGACGACGAGGAACGGCTCCGGTCGGTGCTGGAGAAGATACTCGCCCGTCTCAATGTCACCTGCCTGCATGCGGAATCGGGCGAGGATGCGCTGAAGGTTCTGGAAGGACGGCAGGTGGACCTGATCCTGACCGACCTCATCATGCCCGGCATGGGCGGGGTGGAACTGCTCCGCAGGCTCCGGCAGCAGGGGAACGAAAGCCCGGTCATCATCATCACGGCGCACGGATCGATCGAGTCGGCCGTGCAGGCGGTGAAGGAGGGCGCGTCCGACTACATCGAAAAGCCGTTCGATAAGGAGAAGATCGCGCTCAGTGTCGAGAAAGCCCTGCAGTTCGGCGAACTGCTGAGCGACTTCCGGGCGCTCCGCGACGAGGTGCGGGAGCGGTTCGACTTCAGCAATATCGTGACCCGGTCGGAGAAGATGCTCGCCACGCTGAAACTGGCTTCCAAGGTGGCGGGCGAAAGCCAGACGACGGTGCTGATCACAGGCGAGTCGGGAACCGGGAAAGAGCTGATGGCGCGGGCTATCCACTACAACTCCGACCGCCGCCAGAAACGGTTTGTCGCAGTCAACTGCACGGCCATTCCCGACACGCTGCTGGAAAGCGAGCTGTTCGGCTACGAAAAGGGCGCCTTCACCGGCGCCGACAGGACCAAGCCGGGCCTGCTGGAGCAGGCGGGTGGCGGGACGCTGTTTCTGGACGAAATCGGCGACATGTCGCTCCCGGTGCAGGCCAAGATGCTTCGTGTGCTCCAGGAACGTGAATTTACTCCCGTGGGCAGCCGGGAAGTCATGCCATTTACGGGCCGGATCGTTTGCGCCACGAACCGGAATCTTGAGCAGATGGTCTCGCAGGGGGAGTTCCGCGAAGACCTGTTTTACCGGATCAACGTCTTCCCGGTTCACATTCCGCCGCTTCGGGAGCGGAAAGAGGACGTGATCCTGCTGGGCGAGTTCTTCCTGAAAAAGTTCGCTTCCGAGATGGGCAAGCCCCTGCGGGGGTTTACACCGGAGGCCGCGAGGGATTTGGAAGAACACCCCTGGAAAGGGAACGTGCGCGAGCTGGGCAACCTGCTGGAACGGGCCGTGATCCTGGCCGAGGGACTCAATGTGACGGCGCGGGATCTCAACCTGCGGGGGGCGGCCGAAGCCGTATCGACCCCGGTCCCGGCCGGTTTCAGCCTGCCCGTGGGCGGCCTCAACCTGGAAGAGCTGGAACGGACCCTCGTTGAGCAGGCGATCCAGCAGGCCCGGTTCAACAAGACCCGCGCAGCGCAACTGCTGGGGCTCACCCGGGCGCAGCTCCGGAGCCGTCTCGAGAAGTTCGGAATCGAAGGCTGAAATACCCTCCCGGCGACGTATGGAAACCTCCAAAGTGGCTGGAAATCGCCATTTCCCTGTAACTGGCTGTAATCACAAGGAAAACAGATTGGCGGCGGCCGGCTTCTCCGGGGTTCACCCCGATTATGGTTGTATTTCGCCAACATGGTTAACCTAGGTCGGTTATGGGAAACATGAGTTGTTTTAGCAGGTTACACGGGATTTTACTGCTGGCATGAGGATTGCTTCATGGAGGCCAAACCAAGGTCACTCTGGTGCCTGTTTACTAAGGAAGATCAAGAGGAGTCAGTCATGAAGGTCCACACGATCCGTTATCTCGTTATCCTGGCTGCGGTGCTTCTGGCCCCGCGCTTTGCGCTGGCCGGCGGCAGCAGCCCGCCGCCCATTACCCTGCGGGTTCACCCGGTGGTGATGAACGCCACGACCACCAGCGTTGATGTCATGTGGGAGAGCTCGGAAGCCGCTGCCGGCAAGATCCGGATCGGCACGCAGGCCAACCTCTCGGGAGCCTCGCTGCTCACCGATTCCCGTACGATCAGGATCCACAAGGTCAAGATCAACGGTCTCCAGCAGAACAAGAAATACTACTACCGGATCGAACTCGCCGACCAGATGAGCCCGATCAACTCGTTCACGACCGCTCCTTCCAGCACGAGCGAGCCATTCCGTCTCGTCATGCTCGGCGACACCCGCCGTGGGTACGGACCGGAAGCGTGGTTCCTTGAGGCCGGCGAGGACGACGATCACCGCGCCGTCTCGCGTGCCGCTCTCAACACCGCGCCCGACGTTTACCTGAACTCCGGCGACTTCGGCATGCTGGGCCAGGACGAGGGCGACGTGATCAACTTCTTCAAGCAGGAGAAGGAACTGCTCGGCAACTCGGCGTTCTACCCGGTTTACGGTAACCACGACTTTGCCTGGTTCTTCGGTCTTGCTGACGCGAGCCTGGGCCTCGGCAATACCCTCTACGATTCCTACTTCATGGTTCCGGGGAACGGCGATTTCGACTACTACTCGTTCAATTACGCGAATGTGCACTTCCTCGTGATCAACTCGAACGGCTGCAACTCGTCGGGCACCTGCCCAAGCACGTTCGCTCCGGGGACCGCGCAGTACGCCTTCATCCAGTCGGATCTGGCCGCTGCGAAGAACAACCCGGCGATCAAGCACATCGTCGTCAGCCACCACCAGCCGGCGGTGGGCGATGGAGGCGTGGACAGCGGCTTCAACGCCCTGTTCCCGCTCTACCAGCAGTACGGTGTGAAGACGGTCGTCACCGGTCATGTTCACAACTACGAGCGTGCGGTCAAGGACGGCATCACCTACCTCGTGACCGGTGGCGGCGGCTCACCCCTGTCCGGCACGAACTCCAGCTCCTACACCCAGCGGATCGCCAAGGAGCTGAACTTCGTGGTGGCCGACTTCACGGCGACCGGCGCCAGCTTCAAGGCCTACGGTGTGGTGGGCGACGACAACACCGCCACCTGGCTGCTCGACAGCTGGAACATGACCTATTGATGTGAGGATGGCGCGCGGCTGACTCCTCCGCGCCACGCACACGCAGATCCGGCCCGCCCCTTCAATGAGGCGGGCCGGACTGTTTTGGGGGAAGCGGAATATCCCGCCGGACTTGCGCCCGCCCGCTCAGCCGCGTTAGGGATTGCATCCCGCGGAAGGCGGGATTGCATCCCATGAGCGACGAGAACCACTCCTATAACCCGGCCCAGATCGAACCGCGCTGGCAGCAATACTGGCTGGAACGCAAGACGTTCCGGACCCCGAATCCGGGCGAAGCCGGTTTCGATCCCGCCAAACCCAAGTATTACATCCTTGATATGTTTCCGTATCCGTCGGGCGCCGGGCTCCATGTGGGCCATCCGGAGGGTTATACGGCGACCGACGTCATGGCCCGCTACAAGCGGATGCGCGGGTTCAATGTCCTGCACCCGATGGGGTGGGACGCCTTCGGACTGCCGGCCGAGCAGTACGCCATCCAGACGGGAACGCATCCCAGGGAGACGACGGCGAAGAACGTCGAGGTGTTCCGACGCCAGATCCGCCAGCTCGGCTTTTCCTATGACTGGAACCGGGAGATCGACACGACTGACCCTGCCTATTTCCGCTGGACCCAGTGGATATTCCTGAAGCTCTACGAAAAGGGCCTCGCCTACATGGCCGAAGTCCCGGTGAACTGGTGCGAGGCACTGGGCACAGTGCTGGCCAACGAGGAGGTGATTGACGGCAAGAGTGAACGTGGAGGACACCCGGTCACGCGGCTCATGCTCCGCCAGTGGATGCTCAAAATCACGGCCTATGCCGACCGTCTGCTGGACGATCTGGACGGCCTCGACTGGCCCGAGCCGATCAAGCTGATGCAGCGCAACTGGATCGGGAAAAGCGAGGGGGCGGAGGTCGATTTCGAACTGGACGCCGAAGCCGCCGGAAAGGCAAAGGCAGCGGGCCTCGATGGCAAGCTGAGGGTCTACACGACCCGGCCGGACACGCTTTATGGGGCGACCTTCATGGTGCTGGCGCCGGAGCATCCGCTGGTCCGCCATATTACGGCTCCTGACCGGAAGGCCGGTGTGGCAGCGTACGCCGAAAAGGCTGCGAGGGAGACCGAGATTACCCGCACGGATGATACCCGTGAAAAGACGGGCGTCTTTACCGGCGCACATGCCATCAATCCGGTCAATGGCGAGCGCGTTCCGGTCTGGATAGCGGACTACGTGATGATGGGGTACGGAACCGGCGCGATCATGGCCGTTCCTGCCCACGATACCCGGGACCATGAGTTCGCCTGCAAGTTCGGGCTTCCGGTCCGGGAAGTGGTTTCGGGTGGCGAAAACGTGCAGAAAGCCGCATGGACGGGCGATGGAATCCTGGTGAACTCGCCTGAGATCAATGGCCTTGGCGTTCCCGACGCCAAGGCGAAGATCACCGCGTTTCTGGAACGCAAGGGAGCGGGAAAGAAGGCGGTCCGCTACAAGCTGCGGGACTGGCTGTTTTCCCGTCAGCGGTACTGGGGAGAGCCGATCCCGGTCCTGCATGACGTGCAAACCGGAGATCTGGTCCCGCTCTCGCCGGACGACCTGCCGCTCACGTTGCCGGAGCTGGCCGACTTCAAGCCGACGGGCGACCCGGCGGGGCCGCTGGTGAAGGCAAAGGAGTGGCTGGTGCTTGATCACGGCGGGAGAAAGTTCCGGCGCGAAACGAACACCATGCCCCAGTGGGCGGGCTCAAGCTGGTACTTTCTCCGGTTCATCGATCCCCGTAATGACCGTGAAGCGTGGTCGAAAGAGGCCGAGAACTACTGGATGCCGGTGGATCTTTACGTGGGCGGTGCCGAGCACGCGGTCCTGCACCTCCTGTATTCGCGGTTCTGGCACAAGGTCTTTTTCGATCTGGGGCTTGTCCATACGAAGGAGCCGTTTTCGAGGCTGTTCAACCAGGGGCTCATACTGGGCGAGGACGGCCAGAAGATGTCCAAATCCCGGGGCAACGTCGTGAATCCGGAGCAGGTGGTCGAGCAGGCGGGGGCCGACAGTTTGCGGCTCTTTGAACTGTTCATGGGGCCTCTGGACCAGATGAAACCCTGGTCTACGTCCGGAGTCGCTGGTGTCCGGCGGTTCCTGGACCGGGTGTGGCGGGTGGCGATCGATGACCGTTCAGGTGCCCTTCATTCGTCTGTGAAGGATATGCCGGTACCGGACGACCTCGACCGGCTGCTCTCGCGGACGGTGAAGAAGGTGGCCGAGGATATCGAAAACCTCCGGTTCAACACCGCCATCAGCGCCATGATGGAACTGGTAAACGACCTGACCGGCCGGACCGAACGGCCCCGGCGTGCGCTTGAGACGCTCACGCTGATTCTGGCCCCCTTTGCGCCGCATATCGGCGAGGAACTCTGGTCTCGGCTCGGTCACCAGGAATCGCTCGCATACGAACCTTTCCCGGCGTGGAGTGAGGCGCATCTGGTGGATGCGACCGCCACACTTGTCGTTCAGGTAAACGGCAAGCTCCGGGCCCGGCTGGAAGTGCCGAGGGGTTCCACTGAAGAGGCTGTGAAGCAGCTTGCCCTGGCGGACGTTTCGGTTGCCAGGGCAGTGGACGGCAAGCCCTTCCGGAAAGTGATCTTTGTCCCCGACAAGATACTGAACCTGGTGGTGTGAGGGTGGCCTAGCCCGCCGCTTCTGAATCGCTGTCACTGTGCTCGGCGGGAGGGAGTTCGATCCTGAACGTGGGTGGCGAGACGTTCATTCCCACGGCTTCCAGAAACTGTTCTACCCGGTGTTCAAGATTATGAGTCCGGATGCCAAGCACGGTTTCCGGGAGCCCTTCCTCCAGGTGCTCCAGTGCCTGCTGGGCTTCGTAACGTGCCTGATCGTAGTGGAGCGGATCCGCAATATCGCCGCCGTGAACCTTTGCATAGGCCCGCGTCAGGCAGGTCATCGCTTCGATCAGGTTTTCCTCTGCGCCCGACTGGGTTTCCCCTTCGAGATCGGAAAACCGGTCGAGGGCATCGTCCCAGTCTTCCCGATTGAATGCCTCGATGGCCGCCCGGAAACGCACTCTTGTATTCATACGGACATGCTACCCGGAACGGAAAGCCGGTCTCCATGACATTTGGCAGAAACCATTCAGTCCGTCCCATCCACCTGGATGAGCCCGTGCCGGACCAGTTTCCCGTGCAGCGAGCCCCGGGAAATCCCGAGCGCGCGGGCGGCCTTTGCCTGCACGCCGCCCATGTCTGCCAGTACCCGGCGGAGTATTTCCCGCTCGATTTCGTCGAGGGTTTTCCCCTGGAACTCCGGGCGGCTGGCCAGATAACCGCCGCTCGCGGCCGCATCGGCGGTGCTGCCGGTGAAAACCGCATCGGGGCCTATGGCAGGACCATCGGAGATCACCGCCGCCCGCTCAACCGTATTCCTGAGTTCGCGGATATTCCCCGGCCAGTCGTGCTGGCGGAGTTTGTCCAGCGCTTCCGGGGAGAGCGACCGGCCTCCATCCAGAAACGAGGCGGCAAGGAGGGGCAGATCGCTTTTGCGCTCCCGTAGCGGTGGCATCCGGACCGGGATGACGTTGATCCGGTGGAAAAGATCCTCGCGGAAGCACCCCTCCCGGAGCCGGGCAGTAAGGTCAGCGGATGTGGCGGCGATGATCCGCGGCGCAGCGGGGATATCGGTAGTGGAACCAACGGGGCGGACTGTCCCGCTTTCCAGCGCACGAAGCAGCTTGACCTGGCAGTGGACAGGAAGATCGGCGATTTCGTCCAGAAAGAGCGTTCCGGCCGCGGCAGCAGCAAACAGCCCCGGATTGCGCTTGATGGCTCCCGTGAATGCTCCCGGCTCATGGCCGAACAGCTCGCTTTCGAAGAGCGCCTCCGGGATGGCTCCGCAATTGACGGCGATGAACGGCTGGCCGGCCCGCGCCGAGAGCATGTGCACCAGCCGGGCATATACCTCCTTGCCGGTGCCGGTTTCACCGAGAACAAGGACGGTGGCGTTGCTTGGGGCGATACGGGCAGCGAGACGGCGGAGCTGGACGATGGCGGGCGTTTCACCCCGCATGAGCTCTGCGCCGGCATCTTCGGTGCCGCCCATGTCGCCGGCCTGCAGTTCCTGGCGGAACAGGAACCGGAGATTGCCGATCTGGATGCGGTCGCCGTCTGCAAGCAGTGCGGCGCCGGTTTCCCGGCCGTTGATCCGGGTGCCGTTTCTTGATCCCAGATCCTCGATCCGCCAGCCGCCTGGAACCGGAACCAGCCTTGCGTGCAGGCGTGAGACGAACTCGTCAGCAAGCACAATGTCGCAATCCGGTGACTTGCCCACGGCGATAGCCCGGTCGGGGAGGGGAAACACAGCCGATACCGGTCCCCTCGCCTTCCCCAGCAGTTCGAGGCGGGCCGCCACGCAAGTGATCTGTTCTGGGGTTGCCCGGAGCAGCCGGGTGGGAAGCGCCCGGGCTACCGATGTGGGGCCAGCCGGCCCGGCCGGGGCAAGGCTGAAGATGATCCTGTAAGGGCCGATGCCGATGGAGGCGCCGTCGGCAAGCGGGGCGGCACCCTCGACGTCTGATCCGTTGAGAAGCGTTCCGTTTACGGACTGGTCAACCAGCTCGTAGCCGCTGTTTGCCGGGCGGATCCGGGCATGGATGCGGGAGATGCCGGGGGCAGGCAAAACGACGGTCGCCTCCGGTCCGCGGCCCATGATGACTTCCCCCTGGACCGGGCACTCGATGATCCGTCGTCCGCCAAGATGAATATCCAGTCGTGGCATAGGCAGCGGTAGGCAGGTTATCCCAACCCGGACAGGGCGAACAGGGCAGCGTGCGGGATCTGGTATGACAGCTATCCTGTCCACCGGCGCGGGGGGATGGTAGTTAGGCAGCAGGGAGCCGGCGTGGGGCCATGCCAGCTTGATTCCCCGGCCGTTTCTTCGCATGATCGGCCGTTTGACGGATTACGCAAGGGCGCGGATTAACCCCGCGTTTTGAAACAGGATGGATGCAGACAAGACCACAACCGGAAGCGTGTCCAGCGGGGTAGACCGCACGATTTCCTCCTCCGGCGGCATTGTCCGGGCCGTGTCCCGCCTGGACCGGCTGCTCTGGAACTTCTTTTCCGATGTCCGGGTCGGGGTGGGGCTTCTCGTCCTGCTTGCGCTGCTCACGATGGCCGGGACGTTCGTTCCGCAGGTGACAGGGAATATCTCCGACGTGACAGGTTACATTGACCGGATCGGCCGCGACCGGGGCATGCTCTACAACCGTCTCGGCCTGTTCGATCTCTATAACGCCTGGTATTTCAACGCCACGCTGGGACTCATGTGTCTTGCCCTGATCGTGGTGAGTCTCGACCGGTTCCCCAAGCACTGGAAGCTGTTCCGCCAGTGGCAGCCCACGCCATCGCCGTCGAAGTTCACCACCTCGTCCATCAGGGACCGGCTGGCGCTTCCGAAAGCGGTCGAGAAGCGGGGCCAGATCCGGTCGGCGCTGGCCGCGGTGTTTGGCCGGGTGACCGAAGCAGAAAAGGACGGATCGGTTTATTTCTATGTCAATCGCGGACGGATCAACCGGCTGGGTCTCTACTTTGTCCACGTCGGTATCCTCGTTATCTCGTTCGGTTCCTACTATGGCAGCAAGAGCGGGTTTTCGTACGGCCAGATGCGGATACTGGAAGGGTTCGCCACGCACCGTTTCCTGCTGGTAGACCGGCTGGATGAGAAGCTGGAACCGGTCGTTTACCGGATGGAACTCCCCTTCGAGGTCCGCAATGACCAGTTCTCGGTCGAGTTCTACCGGGATCCCAAGACCGGTGTGCTGAGCGAGCGGGCTAAGGAGTTCCGGTCGAAGCTGACGTTCTTCGAGGGCGGCAAGGAAGTCCTGAAGACCGACCTTCTCGTCAATCATCCCTATACCTACCGCGGCATCACCTTCTACCAGGCATCCTACGAGAAGGCTGGCGGGACGGCCCATCTGCTCATGGGGACTCCGGAGGCGACAGTGCCCGTCGCCCATGAAGCGGAACTGGACCAGCCGTTCCGGGTGGCGGGTTCGGATCATGTCTACAAGGTGACCCAGTTCATCCCGGAGTTCCGGACCGAATCCCGCGGCGACCTGGGGCCGGCAATTGTCATCGAGGAGAAGGATCCGGACGGCAACGTGGTCGAGGTGTTCCCGGTTCTCCAGAACTATCCGGGGCTCGACCGGTTGCGGAATGGCCGTCATGTTTTCGAGGTGGAGCGGTTTGTCCCGCGGTATGTGACCGGCCTGCAGCTCACCAGCGATCCGGGCATCGAGGCCGTCTGGGCAGGCTGCGCCATGATGGTGATCGGGCTTCTGATAGCGTTCTATATCCCTCACCGGCAGGTATGGGTAAGGCTCGATGGGCAGGGGGTGGCGCTCGCGGCTTTTTCGAACAAGCATGAGGACGCGGTGTCGCGCCGGTTCACGGCGCTGGTCGAGCGGATTGTCTCCGAAACCGGCGCCCGGCCTGTCGAAGGCGCCGCTGCACGGGAGAAGTAGGGGACGCTGATGGATGATGGACTGTTCAATGTATCGATAAGCCTGTTTGCCGTCTCGTCATTCGGCTACCTCGCGGCAACGGTATTTTACCTCGTCCTTCTGGCCCGCGAATCGAAAACGGTTGGCTGGCTTGCCACGGGAATACTCTGGGTGACGGTTGCCGCCCACACGGCGGCCCTCACGACACGGTGGTTTGTGTCGGGCTGGCACCAGCCGCCATGGACGAACCTGTATGAATCGCTCGTCTATTTTGCCTGGGGCGTGGGGCTTGTATACGCGATCTTCGAGGTGCGCGCGAAAAACCGGCTGGCGGGCGCGTTCGTCATTCCCATCGCCTTCATCCTGATGGGACTGGCGGCGCTTTCGCAGGACAAGGAAGTCGCCCAGGTCATGCCGGCGCTCCAGAGCCGCTGGCTGCATATCCACGTTTCCTTCGCCTGCTTTGCCTATGCGGCGTTTTTCACGGGTTTCGGCTTCGCGTTCCTGTACCTGGTGCGGGACGGGGTTACCGCCGTGCGGATGCTTCCCTGGGCGGCGGCGGGACTGTTCGTAACCATTGTCGCGCTGGAATACGGCGACCTCGTGAAATATGGCGAATTCACCTTCGACAGCTACCGGATTTCGGCCGAGGGCGGGGTCGAGATGTATCCGCTGGTGGCGCCGTACGTGGGCCCCCTCAGCGTGGCAGCGGGGCTCTTTTCCCTCTCGGTGATTGTCGCCGGGCTCGCCGACCGGTACCGGGAGAACCCCGAGTTCATGAGCGGCGGCCGGGCATCCGGGGCCGGCCGTTCGTACGCGCTCGCCGTGGAAAAGCTGGCCGCCCTGTGCGCCCGGATCATTCCCCGCGGACCCTACGTGCTGATCACCTCGGCAGTGACGCTGCTGCTGCTCATCGCAGTGATTGCCGTGGCGATCCGGTTCGGCTGGGCGACCCGGCCCATTCCCATGAAGCCGGAGATGTCCCTGCTGCAGATCGGCCTCAATGCCTACAAGCTGTCGCTGCTGGTGGTGAGCGTCTTTTCCATCGGCATCCTGCTGGTGGTCCATGCCGCGGGTGCGGGCTTCCCGGCGCGGTTGCCGGAGGCCGCCATCCTGGACCGGTGGAGCTACAAGAGCATCCTCGTGGGCCTGGTGCTGATGACGCTGGTGCTCATTACCGGTTCGATTTGGGCCAACTACGCCTGGGGCCGGTTCTGGTCGTGGGATCCGAAGGAGAACTGGGCACTCATCACGCTGCTCACCTATGCCGCCTACATGCATGCCCGGATGGCGCGGAGCTGGAGCCCCAAGGCCACGGCCGTGTTCGCCATCGTGGGGATCGTCGTGGTGATCTTCACCTACCTCGGCGTCAACCTGTTCCTGGGCGGCCTGCACTCCTACGGCCGGCCGTCGTGACCCCGCGCCGGCCGGAAGGAGCCCCATGCCCACGCCCCTTCTGAAAGACCCGCGCCAGCTCGTGATCCTGCCGCCCGCCGCCTCGGCGGACCGGCTCCCGCCCGGGACG encodes the following:
- a CDS encoding sigma-54-dependent Fis family transcriptional regulator encodes the protein MSQRRILIVDDEERLRSVLEKILARLNVTCLHAESGEDALKVLEGRQVDLILTDLIMPGMGGVELLRRLRQQGNESPVIIITAHGSIESAVQAVKEGASDYIEKPFDKEKIALSVEKALQFGELLSDFRALRDEVRERFDFSNIVTRSEKMLATLKLASKVAGESQTTVLITGESGTGKELMARAIHYNSDRRQKRFVAVNCTAIPDTLLESELFGYEKGAFTGADRTKPGLLEQAGGGTLFLDEIGDMSLPVQAKMLRVLQEREFTPVGSREVMPFTGRIVCATNRNLEQMVSQGEFREDLFYRINVFPVHIPPLRERKEDVILLGEFFLKKFASEMGKPLRGFTPEAARDLEEHPWKGNVRELGNLLERAVILAEGLNVTARDLNLRGAAEAVSTPVPAGFSLPVGGLNLEELERTLVEQAIQQARFNKTRAAQLLGLTRAQLRSRLEKFGIEG
- a CDS encoding metallophosphoesterase family protein, whose product is MKVHTIRYLVILAAVLLAPRFALAGGSSPPPITLRVHPVVMNATTTSVDVMWESSEAAAGKIRIGTQANLSGASLLTDSRTIRIHKVKINGLQQNKKYYYRIELADQMSPINSFTTAPSSTSEPFRLVMLGDTRRGYGPEAWFLEAGEDDDHRAVSRAALNTAPDVYLNSGDFGMLGQDEGDVINFFKQEKELLGNSAFYPVYGNHDFAWFFGLADASLGLGNTLYDSYFMVPGNGDFDYYSFNYANVHFLVINSNGCNSSGTCPSTFAPGTAQYAFIQSDLAAAKNNPAIKHIVVSHHQPAVGDGGVDSGFNALFPLYQQYGVKTVVTGHVHNYERAVKDGITYLVTGGGGSPLSGTNSSSYTQRIAKELNFVVADFTATGASFKAYGVVGDDNTATWLLDSWNMTY
- the leuS gene encoding leucine--tRNA ligase produces the protein MSDENHSYNPAQIEPRWQQYWLERKTFRTPNPGEAGFDPAKPKYYILDMFPYPSGAGLHVGHPEGYTATDVMARYKRMRGFNVLHPMGWDAFGLPAEQYAIQTGTHPRETTAKNVEVFRRQIRQLGFSYDWNREIDTTDPAYFRWTQWIFLKLYEKGLAYMAEVPVNWCEALGTVLANEEVIDGKSERGGHPVTRLMLRQWMLKITAYADRLLDDLDGLDWPEPIKLMQRNWIGKSEGAEVDFELDAEAAGKAKAAGLDGKLRVYTTRPDTLYGATFMVLAPEHPLVRHITAPDRKAGVAAYAEKAARETEITRTDDTREKTGVFTGAHAINPVNGERVPVWIADYVMMGYGTGAIMAVPAHDTRDHEFACKFGLPVREVVSGGENVQKAAWTGDGILVNSPEINGLGVPDAKAKITAFLERKGAGKKAVRYKLRDWLFSRQRYWGEPIPVLHDVQTGDLVPLSPDDLPLTLPELADFKPTGDPAGPLVKAKEWLVLDHGGRKFRRETNTMPQWAGSSWYFLRFIDPRNDREAWSKEAENYWMPVDLYVGGAEHAVLHLLYSRFWHKVFFDLGLVHTKEPFSRLFNQGLILGEDGQKMSKSRGNVVNPEQVVEQAGADSLRLFELFMGPLDQMKPWSTSGVAGVRRFLDRVWRVAIDDRSGALHSSVKDMPVPDDLDRLLSRTVKKVAEDIENLRFNTAISAMMELVNDLTGRTERPRRALETLTLILAPFAPHIGEELWSRLGHQESLAYEPFPAWSEAHLVDATATLVVQVNGKLRARLEVPRGSTEEAVKQLALADVSVARAVDGKPFRKVIFVPDKILNLVV
- a CDS encoding sigma 54-interacting transcriptional regulator, with translation MPRLDIHLGGRRIIECPVQGEVIMGRGPEATVVLPAPGISRIHARIRPANSGYELVDQSVNGTLLNGSDVEGAAPLADGASIGIGPYRIIFSLAPAGPAGPTSVARALPTRLLRATPEQITCVAARLELLGKARGPVSAVFPLPDRAIAVGKSPDCDIVLADEFVSRLHARLVPVPGGWRIEDLGSRNGTRINGRETGAALLADGDRIQIGNLRFLFRQELQAGDMGGTEDAGAELMRGETPAIVQLRRLAARIAPSNATVLVLGETGTGKEVYARLVHMLSARAGQPFIAVNCGAIPEALFESELFGHEPGAFTGAIKRNPGLFAAAAAGTLFLDEIADLPVHCQVKLLRALESGTVRPVGSTTDIPAAPRIIAATSADLTARLREGCFREDLFHRINVIPVRMPPLRERKSDLPLLAASFLDGGRSLSPEALDKLRQHDWPGNIRELRNTVERAAVISDGPAIGPDAVFTGSTADAAASGGYLASRPEFQGKTLDEIEREILRRVLADMGGVQAKAARALGISRGSLHGKLVRHGLIQVDGTD
- a CDS encoding cytochrome c biogenesis protein ResB, yielding MDADKTTTGSVSSGVDRTISSSGGIVRAVSRLDRLLWNFFSDVRVGVGLLVLLALLTMAGTFVPQVTGNISDVTGYIDRIGRDRGMLYNRLGLFDLYNAWYFNATLGLMCLALIVVSLDRFPKHWKLFRQWQPTPSPSKFTTSSIRDRLALPKAVEKRGQIRSALAAVFGRVTEAEKDGSVYFYVNRGRINRLGLYFVHVGILVISFGSYYGSKSGFSYGQMRILEGFATHRFLLVDRLDEKLEPVVYRMELPFEVRNDQFSVEFYRDPKTGVLSERAKEFRSKLTFFEGGKEVLKTDLLVNHPYTYRGITFYQASYEKAGGTAHLLMGTPEATVPVAHEAELDQPFRVAGSDHVYKVTQFIPEFRTESRGDLGPAIVIEEKDPDGNVVEVFPVLQNYPGLDRLRNGRHVFEVERFVPRYVTGLQLTSDPGIEAVWAGCAMMVIGLLIAFYIPHRQVWVRLDGQGVALAAFSNKHEDAVSRRFTALVERIVSETGARPVEGAAAREK
- the ccsA gene encoding cytochrome c biogenesis protein CcsA — translated: MDDGLFNVSISLFAVSSFGYLAATVFYLVLLARESKTVGWLATGILWVTVAAHTAALTTRWFVSGWHQPPWTNLYESLVYFAWGVGLVYAIFEVRAKNRLAGAFVIPIAFILMGLAALSQDKEVAQVMPALQSRWLHIHVSFACFAYAAFFTGFGFAFLYLVRDGVTAVRMLPWAAAGLFVTIVALEYGDLVKYGEFTFDSYRISAEGGVEMYPLVAPYVGPLSVAAGLFSLSVIVAGLADRYRENPEFMSGGRASGAGRSYALAVEKLAALCARIIPRGPYVLITSAVTLLLLIAVIAVAIRFGWATRPIPMKPEMSLLQIGLNAYKLSLLVVSVFSIGILLVVHAAGAGFPARLPEAAILDRWSYKSILVGLVLMTLVLITGSIWANYAWGRFWSWDPKENWALITLLTYAAYMHARMARSWSPKATAVFAIVGIVVVIFTYLGVNLFLGGLHSYGRPS